In Microvirga sp. 17 mud 1-3, the genomic window CGACAGTCTCGACCGGGCAGGGAAGGCCCGGCGGGTCATTCCCGTCCACGAGGGCCATGTCGGGCGTGCAAGGCAATGCCGCGAGTGCCCGGCACATGGCGAGAAGCGAGGCCTGCCGGATATTGATGGTGTCGATCTCGGCATGGGAGACCGACGCGACCCCTACATGCGCCGAGGCAAGGATCGCCGGGAACAGGGCTTCGCGCTTCTGCGCCGTCAGCGCCTTCGAATCCGCCAGCCCGGCGGGCACGTTCTCCAGGTCGAGCACGACCGCGGCCGCGACCACAGGCCCTGCAAGCGGCCCGCGCCCGACCTCGTCGAGCCCGGCGATGCAGCGGAAGCCTGCCGCGCGGGCGGTCAGCTCCCGGTCGAGGCCGAGGCTTTGCTTCTGTGGAGTGCGAATCGCGGCGGTCATGGCGGGCATCAAAGCGGGAACGCCATGAATTTAACAGTCCATGGAATGTCGCGCCGGCTCCTCATGACTCTATCGGCACCGTGCTTCCGAATGCCA contains:
- a CDS encoding ribonuclease HII, which encodes MTAAIRTPQKQSLGLDRELTARAAGFRCIAGLDEVGRGPLAGPVVAAAVVLDLENVPAGLADSKALTAQKREALFPAILASAHVGVASVSHAEIDTINIRQASLLAMCRALAALPCTPDMALVDGNDPPGLPCPVETVVKGDSSIASIAAASIVAKVVRDRLMARLHASYPAYGFATNAGYSTREHLSVLTSEGPCPFHRMSFAPLRQGLLDL